The Haloarchaeobius amylolyticus genome window below encodes:
- a CDS encoding 7-carboxy-7-deazaguanine synthase QueE → MPVTSEAPHENAGEAGDLPINELFYSVQGEGVLAGVPSVFVRTSGCNLRCWFCDSYHTSWEPTHAWMAIEDIVAEVESHEQADHVVVTGGEPLIHDDVVDLLHELDDRGYHTTVETNGTIYRDAPIDLASISPKLANSTPTPETARDDGEPVESDDWAERHEANRIDVDALARLVDEYDRQLKFVVTGPDDMPEIESLVADVRQATSATIRDDEILLMPEGATRDRLAETRQPVAELAMEYGYRYTPRLHVDLWNDAPET, encoded by the coding sequence ATGCCCGTCACGAGCGAGGCACCGCACGAGAACGCCGGCGAGGCGGGCGACCTCCCCATCAACGAGCTGTTCTACTCGGTCCAGGGCGAGGGCGTCCTCGCGGGCGTCCCCAGCGTCTTCGTCCGGACGAGCGGCTGCAACCTCCGGTGCTGGTTCTGTGACTCCTACCACACCTCGTGGGAGCCGACCCACGCGTGGATGGCCATCGAGGACATCGTCGCGGAGGTCGAGTCCCACGAGCAGGCCGACCACGTCGTCGTCACCGGCGGCGAACCGCTCATCCACGACGACGTCGTCGACCTGCTGCACGAACTCGACGACCGTGGCTATCACACCACCGTCGAGACGAACGGGACCATCTACCGCGACGCGCCCATCGACCTCGCCTCCATCTCGCCGAAGTTGGCGAACAGCACGCCGACGCCGGAGACCGCCCGCGACGACGGCGAGCCGGTCGAGAGCGACGACTGGGCGGAGCGCCACGAGGCGAACCGCATCGACGTCGACGCCCTCGCCCGGCTCGTCGACGAGTACGACCGCCAGCTGAAGTTCGTGGTCACGGGCCCCGACGACATGCCCGAGATCGAGTCGCTCGTCGCCGACGTCCGGCAGGCCACCAGCGCCACCATCCGCGACGACGAGATACTGCTCATGCCGGAGGGGGCGACCCGCGACCGGCTCGCGGAGACGCGCCAGCCCGTCGCCGAACTCGCGATGGAGTACGGCTACCGGTACACACCACGCTTGCACGTGGACCTCTGGAACGACGCCCCCGAGACCTGA
- a CDS encoding 6-pyruvoyl trahydropterin synthase family protein: protein MTPGALDESEPPLRDLSSHERTLHVGRDRPIRISTGHRILHHEGKCSRPHGHNYEITVSITGTLSEEGWVVDKGDVTSIIDEWDHRFLLEAGDPLVDAFEAAGDEDGLVVIDHPPTAEVMSVLLEEKFMERLPDNVTDVAVQVAETAELCGGSEL from the coding sequence ATGACTCCAGGCGCACTCGACGAGAGCGAGCCGCCCCTCCGCGACCTCTCCAGCCACGAGCGGACGCTCCACGTCGGCCGCGACCGCCCGATCCGAATCAGTACAGGCCATCGAATCCTCCACCACGAGGGCAAGTGCTCGCGCCCCCACGGCCACAACTACGAGATAACCGTCAGCATCACCGGGACCCTCAGCGAGGAGGGCTGGGTGGTCGACAAGGGCGACGTGACATCCATCATCGACGAGTGGGACCACCGGTTCCTCCTCGAAGCCGGCGACCCGCTCGTCGACGCCTTCGAGGCCGCCGGGGACGAGGACGGCCTCGTCGTCATCGACCACCCGCCGACGGCCGAGGTGATGTCCGTCCTCCTCGAGGAGAAGTTCATGGAGCGCCTGCCGGACAACGTCACCGACGTCGCCGTCCAGGTGGCCGAGACGGCCGAACTCTGCGGCGGGAGCGAGCTCTGA
- a CDS encoding winged helix-turn-helix domain-containing protein: protein MASTSWQGKSEDHATEVLATLGNKYSAEILCAAQTPTSAQELSEEVGIPIATCYRRIEELVETGLLQCEGRQLSDEGRRTNVYRRTLDELAVDFSDPDPSFSRKERSEAKNRLQDKMDD, encoded by the coding sequence ATGGCTTCGACTAGCTGGCAGGGCAAAAGCGAGGACCACGCGACGGAGGTCCTCGCCACGCTCGGTAACAAGTACAGTGCGGAGATACTCTGTGCGGCACAGACACCCACGTCGGCACAGGAACTCAGCGAGGAGGTGGGCATCCCGATCGCGACCTGCTACCGACGTATCGAGGAACTGGTCGAGACGGGGCTGCTCCAGTGCGAGGGGCGACAGCTCTCGGACGAGGGCCGACGGACGAACGTCTACCGACGGACGCTCGACGAACTCGCGGTCGACTTCTCGGACCCGGACCCGTCGTTCTCCCGGAAGGAACGATCGGAGGCGAAGAACAGGTTACAGGACAAGATGGACGACTGA
- a CDS encoding prenyltransferase, whose amino-acid sequence MSRARLQKVSALWEMARPSQLALIVLVYGLGVAMAAARGVAVAPAAVLAAGLALLPTAASVHHVNEYVDHETDALTDPTPFSGGSGALPRTGLPPRFALRAALGSLAVGTVATVAGVAVGLLSGVAVAILVVITVLGWAYSVGPALAWRGLGEVTNALLGGICLPLYGFVVVGGRVDAPAVLAVVPFAVYVFTNLLATQWPDREADATVGKRTLPTRWSPARLRRAHLASATLSLGLLAVLPLLELLPPAVGWSSLLVLPGAVVAARRFTVVRSPFPTVAVMVTMAAIQFLAWTALAVL is encoded by the coding sequence ATGTCACGGGCCCGGTTACAGAAGGTGTCCGCACTCTGGGAGATGGCCCGACCTTCCCAGCTCGCGCTCATCGTGCTGGTCTACGGGCTGGGGGTGGCCATGGCCGCGGCCCGCGGCGTGGCAGTCGCTCCGGCGGCGGTGTTGGCAGCCGGTCTCGCACTCCTGCCGACGGCCGCGAGCGTCCACCACGTCAACGAGTACGTGGACCACGAGACCGACGCGCTGACCGACCCGACCCCGTTCTCCGGCGGCAGCGGGGCGCTCCCCCGGACGGGGCTTCCACCGCGGTTCGCCCTGCGGGCGGCGCTGGGCAGCCTCGCCGTCGGGACCGTCGCGACCGTCGCCGGGGTGGCTGTCGGATTGCTCTCCGGGGTCGCCGTCGCCATCCTGGTCGTCATCACGGTCCTCGGCTGGGCGTACTCGGTCGGGCCGGCGCTCGCCTGGCGCGGGCTGGGCGAGGTGACGAACGCGCTCCTCGGCGGTATCTGCCTGCCACTGTACGGGTTCGTCGTGGTCGGCGGGCGGGTCGACGCCCCGGCGGTCCTCGCCGTTGTCCCGTTCGCCGTCTACGTGTTCACGAACCTGCTGGCGACGCAGTGGCCCGACCGCGAGGCCGACGCGACGGTGGGCAAACGGACGCTCCCGACGCGGTGGTCCCCGGCACGGCTCCGCCGGGCCCATCTGGCCAGTGCCACCCTCTCGCTCGGCCTGCTGGCGGTGCTTCCGCTGCTGGAGCTGCTCCCGCCCGCCGTCGGCTGGTCGAGCCTGCTCGTCCTCCCGGGTGCCGTCGTCGCCGCCCGGCGGTTCACGGTCGTCCGGTCGCCCTTCCCCACGGTCGCCGTGATGGTCACCATGGCCGCCATCCAGTTCCTGGCCTGGACGGCGCTCGCCGTCCTCTGA
- a CDS encoding chemotaxis protein CheW, with translation MSTDLPDELLDIDVENPEEGEDEPETEIQSDRSPDDEDEEIERFVVFRLGEHRFAISVDAVKSIVKVKEWTRVPRTSPAIDGIMDLRGEITAVIEPRVHFHVEEEPADLNRQRIIVFDRAADKQGVGIRVDDVEGVDLIPLRSIVPSEHAEDETGDHPLVTAVIYREDDGQVVDTMGLLDIKGLIQASGQAAE, from the coding sequence ATGTCAACGGACCTGCCCGACGAGTTGCTGGATATCGACGTCGAGAACCCCGAGGAGGGGGAGGACGAACCCGAAACGGAGATTCAAAGCGACCGGTCGCCCGATGACGAGGACGAGGAGATCGAACGGTTCGTCGTGTTCCGCCTCGGCGAGCACCGGTTCGCCATCAGCGTCGACGCCGTCAAGAGCATCGTGAAGGTCAAGGAGTGGACCCGCGTCCCCCGGACCTCGCCGGCCATCGACGGCATCATGGACCTGCGCGGTGAGATCACCGCGGTCATCGAACCCCGCGTCCACTTCCACGTCGAGGAGGAACCGGCCGACCTGAACCGCCAGCGCATCATCGTCTTCGACCGTGCCGCCGACAAGCAGGGTGTCGGCATCCGTGTCGACGACGTGGAGGGGGTCGACCTGATTCCGCTCCGGTCCATCGTCCCCAGCGAGCACGCCGAGGACGAGACCGGCGACCACCCGCTCGTGACCGCGGTCATCTACCGGGAAGACGATGGTCAGGTCGTCGACACGATGGGGTTGCTCGACATCAAAGGACTCATCCAGGCGTCCGGGCAAGCAGCCGAGTGA
- the cheY gene encoding chemotaxis protein CheY: MSTGVLIVDDSHFMRNLLRQILEDEYEIVGEASNGAEAVKLYKEENPDIVMMDIVMPKCNGIKATAAIKKLDPSSRVIMCTSVGQREKMKLAVKAGADGYVTKPFEEPSVRKALKDVVPA, encoded by the coding sequence ATGTCGACAGGGGTGCTCATCGTGGACGACTCTCATTTTATGCGGAACCTCCTCAGGCAGATTCTGGAGGACGAGTACGAGATCGTAGGAGAGGCGTCCAACGGGGCCGAAGCGGTCAAACTGTACAAAGAAGAGAACCCGGACATCGTGATGATGGACATCGTGATGCCGAAGTGTAATGGAATCAAGGCGACAGCTGCCATCAAGAAGCTCGACCCGAGTTCACGTGTCATCATGTGCACATCGGTTGGCCAGCGCGAGAAGATGAAGCTCGCGGTCAAAGCCGGTGCGGATGGCTACGTGACCAAACCGTTCGAGGAACCCAGCGTCCGCAAAGCGCTGAAAGACGTCGTCCCTGCATGA
- the cheB gene encoding chemotaxis-specific protein-glutamate methyltransferase CheB — MTSVLVVDDSQFMRTVIGNILADDGYEVYSASNGKKAVEAVAEHDPDIVTMDVQMPGMNGIDAVTEIMATNPTPILMLSAHTSKGADETFEALDRGAVDFLAKPSGEVSPNIASLADRLVEKVQAVASVDASSMKSRSKARAAAGGGQTGDRTGTDESSDGATTSRSYVKHPTVVIGASTGGPKVVEQIVTNLPVALGAKVLVVQHMPASFTDRLAARLDRLSNYDVHEATDGLRLRDGDIAIARGDYHMEVVSNVAGNVRVRLTQDERRHGVRPAIDVTMETAAERVSDPLCGVTLTGMGKDGAAGMVAIKEAGGATIAQDEASSPVFGIPQKAIETGCVDQVLSATDIPEGICSVFTQEAQSHG; from the coding sequence ATGACGAGCGTGCTGGTTGTCGACGATTCGCAGTTCATGCGGACGGTCATCGGCAACATCCTCGCCGACGACGGGTACGAGGTCTACAGCGCCAGCAACGGCAAGAAGGCAGTCGAAGCGGTCGCCGAACACGACCCCGATATCGTCACGATGGACGTCCAGATGCCCGGCATGAACGGCATCGACGCCGTCACCGAGATCATGGCGACGAACCCCACCCCCATCCTGATGCTCAGCGCACACACGAGCAAGGGGGCCGACGAGACGTTCGAAGCCCTGGACCGGGGCGCGGTGGACTTCCTCGCCAAACCGAGCGGCGAGGTCTCACCGAACATCGCCAGCCTGGCGGACAGGCTGGTCGAGAAGGTCCAGGCCGTCGCCAGCGTCGACGCGTCGTCGATGAAGTCGCGTTCGAAGGCGCGGGCGGCAGCCGGCGGCGGCCAGACCGGGGACCGCACCGGAACGGACGAATCGAGCGACGGAGCGACGACCAGCCGGTCGTACGTCAAGCACCCGACCGTCGTCATCGGCGCGTCCACGGGCGGCCCGAAGGTCGTCGAGCAGATCGTGACGAACCTGCCGGTCGCACTCGGCGCGAAGGTACTGGTCGTCCAGCACATGCCGGCCTCGTTCACCGACCGCCTCGCCGCCCGCCTCGACAGGCTGTCGAACTACGACGTCCACGAGGCGACCGACGGGCTCCGCCTGCGCGACGGCGACATCGCCATCGCGCGCGGGGACTACCACATGGAGGTGGTCTCGAACGTGGCCGGGAACGTCCGCGTCCGGCTCACCCAGGACGAGCGCCGCCACGGCGTCCGCCCCGCCATCGACGTGACCATGGAGACGGCGGCCGAGCGCGTCTCGGACCCGCTCTGTGGCGTCACGCTCACCGGCATGGGCAAGGACGGCGCGGCCGGCATGGTCGCCATCAAGGAGGCCGGCGGCGCGACCATCGCGCAGGACGAAGCATCGAGCCCCGTCTTCGGTATCCCGCAGAAGGCTATCGAGACCGGGTGTGTCGACCAGGTGCTCTCGGCGACCGACATCCCCGAGGGCATCTGTTCGGTCTTCACGCAGGAGGCACAGAGCCATGGATGA
- a CDS encoding Hpt domain-containing protein yields MDEYLRDFVQESEENITELNNALLELERDPDDDEAMGRIFRMAHTLKGNAGAMGFEEASNLAHAIEDLLEAVRSGEVDVTPELMDEVFAGVDELETMLDDLRTYGEIRTDASDTIERLREVKEAETGVPTITDPDGPALDEAVEAAGELTDESHDVYHVRLAIEENEERQNGRLVVKALADAFDLLGTVPDEDALASGDYDGTVDAVFGSAVGEAAISAALDPVDAVADDRITEVTDRYEDANVEQTVVEDEFDDLFEEDPGADIDAETAQDMSVDDLLSEFDEYDDLDAMVEEMDDVSGFDDLGDAGSFDDIDFGDELEEGPAGTGEPAAEADLGFDEADSDEGEPAADSEPEPAPAEDPDEEVDDAAATFAELKQEVDPVGFDELQDELAELEFDEYSDEEEVGFDELLGDDFEERDDDFFAQGESAVSSGQDEVTMDELVGDDVAGFEDADEPTAEESDDLDFGDGFADDGESALADADSGLDVDEAFDTGDEPADAVETDPADADTADPIEADPAAADAADAESADAAAEADEADIGFEDADEPTDTGFEDADEADDFGEVAEFDEPEESATAEFGDDLADEEPVELTEADDAVETEAAAAAEESTDEDDLDLEAADETPAPEEVDEIDLDEPDDADVSDESPPADTVEAEAPIEADEPAGPEAADDSDDFGAGSFDEPTGFDADSTEGDAFGDDLGDDFELDAADPSETAAAAADASITDGESDDAAAADADIESAEQAEAASLEDVDAADADGESADAAGDDEELTPLERARARSDPDLDDVEVGEFELDEPEEADTAAASVDTGDFGDDLGDGDFDAGPDTAADASSYGGGFDDPGLDYGDFDEPEAPSADEGDDAETADAGPTGPVVDASEYEVDIQTLGDEESESDTESEIQSIRVDVEQVDKLLNLVEGLVTSRVRLRRTVEEGADPGELDDELDELEDLTGELQDTVMDVRLVPVKMVANKLPRVVRDISREQDKQVAFEMQGESVELDRSILDQISDPLVHIVRNAVDHGIESPEERAELDKPDEGHITLSVERARDQVVIEVEDDGRGLDPDRLREEAVEEGILTAEEAEDLSDSEAFELVFHPGLSTASEVTDVSGRGVGMDVVKSTVNDLDGSVSIESEPGEGTTIRLLLPVTVAIADVLFVESGDEEFGVPVKVVRDIGPAVDVREEDGQEVIVDGDETLPLVRLNEALETPGTPRNGDGMYLRIRGEVRPIAVHCDEVRGQQEVVVKPFEGVLGGIPGLSGATVLGEGEVVNILDVKTL; encoded by the coding sequence ATGGATGAGTACCTCAGGGACTTCGTGCAGGAGTCCGAAGAGAACATCACGGAGCTGAACAACGCGCTCCTCGAACTCGAGCGCGACCCCGACGACGACGAGGCGATGGGCCGCATCTTCCGGATGGCCCACACCCTCAAGGGCAACGCGGGTGCGATGGGGTTCGAGGAAGCATCGAACCTCGCACACGCCATCGAGGACCTCCTCGAGGCGGTGCGCTCCGGGGAGGTCGACGTCACGCCGGAACTGATGGACGAGGTCTTCGCGGGCGTCGACGAGCTGGAGACGATGCTCGACGACCTCCGGACCTACGGCGAGATCCGCACCGACGCCTCGGACACCATCGAGCGCCTCCGCGAGGTCAAGGAGGCCGAGACGGGCGTCCCGACCATCACGGACCCGGACGGCCCGGCCCTCGACGAGGCCGTCGAGGCCGCCGGCGAACTCACCGACGAGTCCCACGACGTCTACCACGTCCGCCTCGCCATCGAGGAGAACGAGGAGCGCCAGAACGGCCGGCTGGTCGTGAAGGCGCTCGCGGACGCGTTCGACCTCCTCGGGACGGTCCCGGACGAGGACGCCCTCGCCTCGGGCGACTACGACGGCACCGTCGACGCGGTGTTCGGCAGCGCCGTCGGCGAGGCGGCCATCTCCGCTGCACTCGACCCTGTCGACGCGGTCGCGGACGACCGCATCACGGAGGTGACCGACCGCTACGAGGACGCCAACGTCGAACAGACCGTCGTCGAGGACGAGTTCGACGACCTCTTCGAGGAGGACCCCGGCGCGGACATCGACGCCGAGACCGCACAGGACATGTCCGTCGACGACCTCCTCTCGGAGTTCGACGAGTACGACGACCTCGACGCGATGGTCGAGGAGATGGACGACGTCTCCGGGTTCGACGACCTCGGCGACGCCGGCTCCTTCGACGACATCGACTTCGGTGACGAACTCGAGGAGGGGCCCGCAGGCACGGGCGAACCCGCCGCCGAGGCCGACCTCGGGTTCGACGAGGCCGACTCGGACGAGGGCGAACCCGCCGCCGATTCCGAACCGGAACCGGCACCCGCCGAGGACCCCGACGAGGAGGTCGACGACGCGGCGGCGACCTTCGCGGAACTCAAACAGGAGGTCGACCCCGTCGGCTTCGACGAACTCCAGGACGAACTCGCCGAACTCGAGTTCGACGAGTACTCCGACGAGGAGGAGGTCGGCTTCGACGAACTCCTCGGCGACGACTTCGAGGAGCGAGACGACGACTTCTTCGCCCAGGGCGAGTCCGCCGTCAGCAGTGGCCAGGACGAGGTCACGATGGACGAACTCGTCGGCGACGACGTCGCCGGGTTCGAGGACGCGGACGAACCGACCGCCGAGGAGTCCGACGACCTCGACTTCGGTGACGGCTTCGCCGACGACGGCGAGTCGGCACTGGCCGACGCGGACTCCGGCCTCGACGTCGACGAGGCGTTCGACACCGGCGACGAACCGGCCGACGCTGTGGAGACGGACCCGGCCGATGCTGATACGGCCGACCCCATCGAGGCGGACCCGGCAGCGGCCGACGCGGCCGACGCCGAGTCTGCCGACGCAGCGGCCGAGGCCGACGAGGCGGACATCGGGTTCGAAGATGCTGACGAGCCGACCGACACCGGGTTCGAGGACGCCGACGAGGCGGACGACTTCGGCGAGGTCGCCGAGTTCGACGAACCCGAGGAGTCGGCCACCGCCGAGTTCGGCGACGACCTCGCCGACGAGGAACCGGTCGAACTCACGGAGGCCGACGACGCCGTCGAGACCGAGGCAGCCGCGGCGGCCGAGGAATCCACCGACGAGGACGACCTCGACCTCGAGGCGGCCGACGAGACTCCCGCACCCGAGGAAGTCGATGAAATCGACCTCGACGAGCCCGACGACGCGGACGTCTCCGACGAGAGTCCCCCGGCGGACACCGTCGAGGCCGAGGCACCCATCGAGGCCGACGAGCCGGCCGGGCCGGAAGCGGCCGACGACTCGGACGACTTCGGGGCCGGGAGCTTCGACGAGCCGACCGGGTTCGACGCCGACTCGACCGAGGGCGATGCCTTCGGCGACGACCTCGGCGACGACTTCGAACTCGACGCGGCGGACCCGTCCGAGACGGCCGCCGCGGCCGCCGACGCGAGCATCACGGACGGCGAGTCCGACGATGCCGCGGCGGCAGACGCCGACATCGAGTCCGCAGAACAGGCCGAGGCAGCGTCGCTCGAAGACGTCGACGCGGCCGACGCGGACGGCGAGTCCGCCGACGCCGCCGGCGATGACGAGGAACTCACGCCACTGGAGCGGGCCCGCGCTCGCTCCGACCCGGACCTCGACGACGTCGAGGTCGGCGAGTTCGAACTCGACGAGCCGGAGGAGGCCGACACCGCGGCGGCGTCGGTCGACACCGGCGACTTCGGCGACGACCTCGGGGACGGCGACTTCGATGCCGGCCCCGACACCGCGGCCGACGCCAGCAGTTACGGCGGCGGCTTCGACGACCCCGGCCTCGACTACGGCGACTTCGACGAACCGGAAGCGCCGTCGGCAGACGAGGGTGACGACGCCGAGACGGCCGACGCCGGCCCGACCGGCCCGGTCGTCGACGCCTCGGAGTACGAGGTCGACATCCAGACCCTCGGCGACGAGGAGAGCGAGAGCGACACGGAGAGCGAGATACAGTCCATCCGTGTCGACGTCGAACAGGTCGACAAACTGCTCAACCTCGTCGAGGGACTGGTCACCAGCCGCGTCCGGCTCCGCCGGACCGTCGAGGAGGGCGCCGACCCCGGCGAACTCGACGACGAACTGGACGAGTTGGAGGACCTGACGGGTGAACTCCAGGACACCGTCATGGACGTCCGACTGGTCCCGGTGAAGATGGTCGCGAACAAGCTCCCGCGCGTCGTGCGGGACATCTCCCGCGAACAGGACAAGCAGGTCGCCTTCGAGATGCAGGGCGAGTCGGTCGAACTCGACCGGTCCATCCTCGACCAGATCTCGGACCCGCTGGTCCACATCGTGCGCAACGCGGTCGACCACGGCATCGAATCCCCCGAGGAACGCGCAGAGCTGGACAAGCCCGACGAAGGGCACATCACCCTCAGCGTCGAGCGCGCCCGCGACCAGGTCGTCATCGAGGTCGAAGACGACGGCCGCGGGCTCGACCCCGACCGCCTCCGCGAGGAGGCTGTCGAGGAAGGTATCCTCACGGCCGAGGAGGCCGAGGACCTCTCGGACTCGGAGGCGTTCGAACTCGTCTTCCACCCCGGGCTGTCGACGGCGTCGGAGGTCACCGACGTCTCCGGCCGCGGTGTGGGGATGGACGTGGTCAAGAGTACCGTCAACGACCTCGACGGCTCGGTCAGCATCGAATCCGAACCGGGCGAGGGCACCACCATCCGGCTGCTGCTCCCCGTCACCGTGGCTATCGCGGACGTGCTGTTCGTGGAGTCCGGCGACGAGGAGTTCGGCGTGCCGGTGAAGGTCGTGCGCGACATCGGCCCCGCGGTCGACGTGCGCGAAGAGGACGGACAGGAGGTCATCGTCGACGGCGACGAGACGCTCCCGCTGGTCCGCCTGAACGAGGCCCTCGAGACACCGGGTACCCCGCGCAACGGCGACGGGATGTACCTGCGCATCCGCGGTGAGGTCCGCCCCATCGCGGTCCACTGCGACGAGGTCCGCGGCCAGCAAGAGGTCGTCGTGAAGCCGTTCGAGGGCGTCCTCGGCGGCATCCCCGGCCTGAGCGGGGCGACGGTGCTCGGCGAAGGTGAGGTCGTGAACATCCTGGACGTGAAGACACTATGA
- a CDS encoding chemotaxis protein CheC, translating into MSLMVDIRKLSFINEMAKVGTNGVADNMSKLTGEDARMEVTKTNFIDIQDIKKQLDAGKRVGVRVRLMEPPHGHILILFPESSAKKITALMLSDMVDDMSQVSGEMARSAVEELGNMMASGFIDGWADVLGRTIDIATPQLVYAPAGEIVERTAGLGGEDLALFFDSNLTVPSYDINAEIYAFPNLEEFVEMVNNIEARPT; encoded by the coding sequence ATGAGTCTGATGGTCGACATTCGGAAGTTGAGTTTCATCAACGAGATGGCGAAGGTCGGGACCAACGGGGTCGCCGACAACATGAGTAAACTGACAGGCGAGGACGCCCGGATGGAGGTGACGAAGACGAACTTCATCGACATCCAGGACATCAAGAAGCAACTGGACGCCGGCAAGCGCGTCGGCGTCCGGGTGCGGCTGATGGAGCCCCCCCATGGGCACATCCTCATCCTGTTCCCGGAGTCGAGCGCGAAGAAGATCACCGCGCTCATGCTCTCGGACATGGTCGACGACATGTCGCAGGTGTCGGGCGAGATGGCTCGCTCGGCCGTCGAGGAGCTCGGCAACATGATGGCGTCGGGCTTCATCGACGGCTGGGCGGACGTGCTCGGCCGCACCATCGACATCGCGACCCCGCAACTGGTGTACGCACCGGCGGGCGAGATCGTCGAACGGACCGCGGGCCTCGGCGGCGAGGACCTCGCGCTGTTCTTCGACTCCAACCTGACCGTACCGAGCTACGACATCAACGCGGAGATATACGCATTCCCGAACCTCGAAGAGTTCGTGGAGATGGTGAACAACATCGAAGCCAGGCCCACATGA
- a CDS encoding chemotaxis protein CheC, whose translation MKLDITALGTFYDMAREGAGLAAGRLTRMTDVDTRVGITKLNFMRGSEIRTEFEDDVPKVGIRVELSGGLEGHSLIIFERDAALSIVQTLVGESDADGFDDMNRSAMTEVGQIMNAGFIDGWADVLGTVIDVSTPEFVEGTTAEPFIGDLKAAPDEGDLALLFQSQIEAVDTEIGFKHYLFPERDSMADILEQHGDPDSRGIEYDKLAGFDEMAQQGAKEVASNITTLTGIETSVKIRRLKFASLEAIPQEIDDEMLVGVAHELDGTPSGYLLFLFDERSAREVVEATVPNPPDDEFGDLGKSAIKELGNIMASGFIDGWANVLDTTIDHSPPQYIHDFGAAVIDPVIIQLGENQDFAFVFDTVIKADDREFDCSIYAIPDEEDLERALNNLDIDRIEDAETKADFPIDEVENS comes from the coding sequence ATGAAACTGGACATCACCGCACTCGGGACCTTCTACGACATGGCCCGGGAAGGTGCCGGTCTCGCTGCGGGTCGCCTGACGCGCATGACCGACGTGGACACCCGCGTCGGCATCACGAAACTGAACTTCATGCGCGGCTCGGAGATCCGCACCGAGTTCGAGGACGACGTGCCCAAGGTCGGCATCCGGGTCGAACTCTCGGGCGGCCTCGAGGGGCACTCGCTGATCATCTTCGAGCGCGACGCCGCGCTCAGCATCGTCCAGACACTGGTGGGTGAATCGGACGCCGACGGCTTCGACGACATGAACCGGTCGGCGATGACCGAGGTCGGCCAGATCATGAACGCCGGGTTCATCGACGGCTGGGCCGACGTGCTCGGTACCGTCATCGACGTGTCCACCCCCGAGTTCGTCGAAGGGACGACGGCCGAGCCGTTCATCGGCGACCTCAAGGCGGCACCCGACGAGGGCGACCTCGCGTTGCTGTTCCAGAGCCAGATCGAGGCGGTCGACACGGAGATCGGGTTCAAGCACTACCTGTTCCCCGAACGCGACTCGATGGCCGACATCCTCGAACAGCACGGGGACCCCGACAGCCGGGGCATCGAGTACGACAAACTCGCGGGCTTCGACGAGATGGCACAGCAGGGGGCGAAGGAGGTCGCCTCGAACATCACGACGCTCACCGGTATCGAGACGAGCGTGAAGATCCGGCGGCTGAAGTTCGCCTCGCTTGAGGCCATCCCGCAGGAGATCGACGACGAGATGCTCGTCGGCGTGGCCCACGAACTCGACGGGACACCCTCGGGCTACCTGCTGTTCCTGTTCGACGAGCGCTCGGCCCGGGAGGTCGTCGAGGCGACGGTCCCGAACCCGCCCGACGACGAGTTCGGCGACCTCGGGAAGAGCGCCATCAAGGAACTCGGCAACATCATGGCCTCCGGGTTCATCGACGGGTGGGCGAACGTGCTGGACACGACCATCGACCACTCGCCCCCGCAGTACATCCACGACTTCGGCGCGGCGGTCATCGACCCGGTCATCATCCAGCTCGGGGAGAACCAGGACTTCGCGTTCGTCTTCGACACGGTCATCAAGGCCGACGACCGCGAGTTCGACTGCTCCATCTACGCCATCCCCGACGAGGAGGACCTCGAACGGGCGCTCAACAACCTCGACATCGACCGCATCGAAGACGCCGAGACGAAAGCAGACTTCCCCATCGATGAAGTGGAGAACTCATGA